In Phreatobacter stygius, a genomic segment contains:
- a CDS encoding ABC transporter substrate-binding protein, whose translation MTQKRILGRMSRRSVVHGSLMAAALAGAGSFFGPWKANRVWAQGAKKPIKLGLTCDASGQYGNSGQDDLLGMRLAIDEFNAKGGVAGRKIEWITTDTETNPATATRVAERFIAQEQCGFLVGAVHSGVANAITQVAAKYGTVYINTNSSAPSEAGENCSRVKFVWDGNGTNFSKASVRNAVDKVGKRWLLLTNDYVWGHTTSASTKALVEAAGGQIIDNLLVPQNTRDFTSYLLKIQQTRPDVVATAIGGDDIKALRQQVTDLKLEERTAWINNQQDWPDIWGAPDSLFGVFGTTWYHKLQLPGVAEFVRRWQTAYPQSPIPVPGNVSYNGYTATRELLRAIERAGSTNNIAVIKQLEGLKMTAADRMQHFDAVIDPATHQVQQTIYLARRNARPSDPTDLFEILSQTEPKNAMDDAAPGKCNLIAYDKVPTYEM comes from the coding sequence ATGACCCAGAAGCGCATCTTGGGGCGCATGTCTCGGCGCAGCGTCGTGCATGGCAGCCTGATGGCGGCAGCGCTTGCCGGAGCGGGCAGCTTCTTCGGTCCCTGGAAGGCCAACCGGGTCTGGGCGCAAGGCGCCAAGAAACCGATCAAGCTCGGGCTGACCTGCGACGCCAGCGGCCAGTATGGCAATAGCGGTCAGGACGATCTCCTGGGCATGCGGCTCGCCATCGACGAGTTCAATGCCAAGGGCGGCGTCGCCGGCCGCAAGATCGAATGGATCACCACCGATACCGAAACCAATCCGGCCACCGCCACCCGTGTCGCCGAGCGTTTCATCGCCCAGGAGCAATGCGGCTTCCTGGTCGGCGCGGTGCATTCGGGCGTCGCCAATGCGATCACCCAGGTCGCGGCGAAATATGGCACCGTCTATATCAACACCAATTCCTCGGCGCCGAGTGAGGCAGGCGAGAATTGCTCGCGCGTCAAGTTCGTCTGGGACGGCAACGGCACCAATTTCTCCAAGGCCTCGGTGCGCAACGCCGTCGACAAGGTCGGCAAGCGCTGGCTTTTGCTGACCAATGACTATGTCTGGGGCCATACCACCTCGGCCTCGACCAAGGCGCTGGTGGAAGCCGCCGGCGGCCAGATCATCGACAACCTGCTGGTGCCGCAGAACACCCGCGACTTCACGTCCTATCTGTTGAAGATCCAGCAGACCCGGCCGGACGTGGTGGCCACCGCGATTGGCGGCGACGACATCAAGGCCTTGCGCCAGCAGGTCACCGACCTGAAGCTGGAGGAGCGCACCGCCTGGATCAACAACCAGCAGGACTGGCCGGATATCTGGGGGGCACCCGACAGCCTGTTCGGCGTGTTCGGCACCACCTGGTACCACAAGCTGCAACTGCCGGGCGTCGCCGAATTCGTCAGGCGCTGGCAGACCGCCTATCCGCAGTCGCCGATCCCGGTGCCCGGCAACGTGTCCTATAACGGCTATACCGCGACGCGCGAATTGCTGCGGGCGATCGAACGAGCCGGCTCGACCAATAATATTGCCGTCATCAAGCAGCTCGAAGGGCTGAAAATGACCGCCGCCGACCGCATGCAGCATTTCGATGCGGTGATCGATCCGGCGACCCACCAGGTGCAGCAGACGATCTATCTGGCGCGCCGCAACGCCCGGCCGTCGGATCCGACCGACCTGTTCGAGATCCTGAGCCAGACCGAGCCGAAAAACGCCATGGACGACGCCGCGCCGGGCAAGTGCAACCTCATCGCCTATGACAAGGTGCCGACCTACGAGATGTGA
- a CDS encoding MurR/RpiR family transcriptional regulator, with protein sequence MNEIWPSGATYDELRSAIAQRHGALSGRLQQIAEFVLDHPTDVALGTVAEVAGRAGVQPSAIVRFARALGFGGFTEMQQVFRSRLVAGVAPSYKARLARMKREENSTLGRKPAAVLGRFVTEAHSALDTLSQSAHERDLDAAIAILQPARDIYLLGLGGSYPVAAHLAYVLRKLGRRVVLLDGIGGSIGEQSHAATSEDALVAISFRNYYPDTARLFPQILAQGVPAIAITDSLLSPIVSGAGVVFEIQDMPEAALRTLVAPMCLVQALAIGLDLAAD encoded by the coding sequence ATGAACGAGATCTGGCCGAGCGGGGCGACCTATGACGAATTGCGCAGCGCCATCGCCCAGCGCCACGGCGCCCTGTCGGGCCGCCTGCAGCAGATCGCCGAATTCGTGCTCGACCACCCGACCGATGTGGCGCTCGGCACGGTTGCCGAGGTGGCCGGGCGGGCAGGGGTCCAGCCTTCGGCGATCGTCCGTTTCGCCCGCGCGCTCGGCTTCGGCGGCTTCACCGAGATGCAGCAGGTGTTCCGTTCGCGCCTGGTTGCCGGCGTTGCGCCGAGCTACAAGGCGCGGCTGGCCCGCATGAAGCGCGAGGAGAACTCGACGCTCGGCCGCAAGCCCGCGGCGGTGCTCGGCCGCTTCGTCACCGAGGCCCATTCCGCGCTCGATACGCTCAGCCAGTCGGCCCATGAGCGCGATCTCGATGCCGCCATCGCCATCCTGCAGCCGGCCCGCGACATCTATCTGCTGGGTCTCGGCGGCTCCTATCCGGTTGCCGCCCATCTCGCTTACGTCCTGCGCAAGCTCGGCCGCCGGGTCGTGCTGCTCGACGGCATCGGCGGCAGCATCGGCGAGCAGTCGCATGCGGCGACATCGGAGGATGCGCTGGTCGCCATCAGCTTCCGCAACTACTACCCGGACACCGCGCGCCTGTTCCCGCAGATCCTCGCCCAGGGCGTGCCGGCGATTGCCATCACCGACAGCCTGCTCAGCCCGATCGTCAGTGGCGCCGGCGTGGTGTTCGAGATCCAGGACATGCCTGAGGCGGCGCTGCGCACCCTGGTCGCGCCGATGTGCCTGGTCCAGGCTCTGGCGATCGGCCTCGATCTCGCCGCAGACTGA